TTGataaaaatatgtatatacgtgtcTGCGCCGTGTCATGACCGCGTCCGCAGCTGTGCAACCCAGCTTTTAacgaatacaaaaataaaaattgggGAGTAAGAACTCTTGCCTCCGTGGTTTGCTGATTGACAGAGAGATGAGTGTGTTTGGTGGAGATAGTTGGGGAAGGGAGGCTCAATACAGGAAGAGAAGAGTTGATGATCATCTTGTCGACGATCTTTCAGATTCTTCTCATTTCAAGAAACTCCCCAGTGGAAAATATGCTTGCCTTGTCTGCCCTAACAAACCCATCTTCGATACTTCTCTCATCCTCACCGTAAGTAATCACCCCTAAACCCTAACCATATAATCTTTGCACTAGTAAGCTAGGGTTCTTGTTAcagttttgatttttgttttaaccAATTTAACAAAAATAGAGCAGATTTAGCATAGAATTAGAGTTTTTTATTCATTGCTGCTAATAACAAATTGAGATTTGAATTTCTAATGAATACCTATGGCTGATAATAGAATCTACAGTTTGCACTAGCTGCTGCATTAATTTGTTCAGGAATATTGCTTTGAAGGAATTTTCTTTAATGATCTTTAAGGGGTATCTCAGTTGACATGTTTGTAAACACCGATATTGAGTTCTAGCTTTGGTGGTACAGAGTTCTATGCACAAAGTAAACTTCACATGTTGGAAATTCTGATATTTGTATACAAATTATGTAGATGCATAACAAGGGATCACGCCATGTAGCTGCATTGTCAAGGCTTAAGGAAAAAGAGCGCAATCAACAGGAAGAGATAAGCAAGAGAATAGCTTTATCAGATGATTCTTCTGGAAAGGTGTATTCTAGTTCATCCAATCAGAAAAGTGAGTTCACTAGAAAGAATCCATTGATCGAATGGACACGGAAGGTGACTTGGGAGGCACTTAAAACCCAAAAGCCTGAACAAAATTCGAGAGGTAAACAACAATATGAGGCAAAACCTAGTAAAATGTATACTCCTTTTTCTTCAATTTCAGATAGTGTTTCCAGACAAAATACTGGGGCATCATTAGAGGTACAATCTGGAACTGCCAGCTATACAGAGAGGAATAATAGTGGAGAGGAATATGAAGAAGCTTGTAGAATGCTGGCAGAGCATCAGTTGGAGCTAGCAAAACGTCGTGAGAAAGAACTTAACTTTACTGCTGCTGGTTGGAAGCGGGACTGCCATGGAAAGTGGTTTCGAGATGAAAATGTGagtttattattttgtttgtttctttgttattatgttaaATTAGCTCATTAGGATTTCTTTCTATGAAAGCTTATCAGGGCTTACGGCCAGTTATCTTTCTTTGGGCAGCTGTAAATTTAATGATCTAATAATCTGGTTGATTGTAGTTTAGACTAATTACTATGCTTTCTTTTCTGCTGCAGGTTGAGTTTGACTCAGACGACGAAGATCCAAATGTTTGCTTGTCGTAAGACTGGTGAAACAAAATGTTGGAACTGCCTGTATATTGGTGGACTTGTACAGACCGACCATCTCCATGGAACTTACTAACAAAGTAAATCTGTTTGGTTTCCATTTTGCCTTCATTTTCAATCTGCTTCAAGTTGGAACCGGTATTTCTGAAGTTATGACATGCATCATACGATAAAATAAGAATTTTAAACATTTACCTCTTTATTGTTGGATATGGGTTGAAGTATCTTTCTTCCATTCTTCCTCATTTCAGGAGATTGGTTGGAAAACAACAGTATATTCGGTTAACAAACTGGTTTGAGAGTCAATTCCATTGTGCTTGCTTCAAAAACTTAGGTGTCATAGATTTGGTTGGGTTTAACTTGTAATGCTGTAAGAAGATCCTCTCTTTTTCAGTTTGAAAATCATCAACGAGAGGGTATCATCGGTGGCAGAGTTCACTCTTTGATTCTGTTCTTAATGTGACTTTCAAGAGGATCAGTGTTATGGTTGTGTAGTTTAACAGCTATGTCTCGTACAAATGAACTATTTGTTTTGTATAAACATCAGTTGAAACTTAAGCTGAATTGCTTTGTGAATTACAAATTTTAACTACATGAGCTATCACTCTCTAGTGTTGGATTCACTAATCTTTCAATTGATACTAGTTTACCACATGAGCAGTAAGTAATTATAGTGGACTTGCTT
This DNA window, taken from Papaver somniferum cultivar HN1 chromosome 3, ASM357369v1, whole genome shotgun sequence, encodes the following:
- the LOC113356800 gene encoding sodium channel modifier 1-like, with the translated sequence MSVFGGDSWGREAQYRKRRVDDHLVDDLSDSSHFKKLPSGKYACLVCPNKPIFDTSLILTMHNKGSRHVAALSRLKEKERNQQEEISKRIALSDDSSGKVYSSSSNQKSEFTRKNPLIEWTRKVTWEALKTQKPEQNSRGKQQYEAKPSKMYTPFSSISDSVSRQNTGASLEVQSGTASYTERNNSGEEYEEACRMLAEHQLELAKRREKELNFTAAGWKRDCHGKWFRDENVEFDSDDEDPNVCLS